Proteins found in one Fulvitalea axinellae genomic segment:
- a CDS encoding TonB-dependent receptor — translation MSCLKYALSFLSVLAFGFASAQKIHFRDQKTGESIPGVAVGFRTEKGMGQCIISGPDGNANWLGDHGHIKLETSHISYEPIFFRFSGNDTTVYLTPKSLQLDEVVVTGQFSPQSSRNSVYRVKTIGAERIEKSGSQSLEQLLRTQLNIRFAQDGATGQASLQFMGMSGQYVKVLVDGVPMAGRSGTDNAIDLNQINLDEIERVEIIEGPMAVNFGVDALAGVVNLITKTSSANKVEAGVNISEESAGDQYGKDQGLHRQNAYASYRISDKISARASFGHYKFGGFSANEDNRTKEWLPKEQWYGSGTLNYSDKQWDAHYRFDFMDQTIDNPGEWGPEKAEDRKYDTKRLSHQLQAAYRFGHDFSTHWSAAYTDYERKTLTYNVDKATGKKTLSLNDKPQDDTYDAVNVIAQFFYKKGIAKIQGGYAYSHEKAGGTKLSAPEAISDHAFFATAELSFGKLAVKPGLRYAINSIYDAPVTPQLHLKYALNDEISLRAEYGRGFRAPSVRELYYTFVDSNHNIYGNPDLKAETSDHFGLATDFRKKLGDFTLRTDLSAFYNDVHDKIGLKYEDNASGPPISTFKNFDSYRTYGFTLSQRTLYKNTELAVAYGLTSVSLLSESEFTETGEITASLTQNFPKIGLSASFFLKRTGRTPYIGSEKVTGTDGEESTVEVVKYFDPFEWLDFTISKNFFKGNLTTTAGVKNLLDVTTTNQGESSGGAHGSNAGRNVGYGRSYFVTLGYRFSKK, via the coding sequence ATGTCCTGCCTGAAATATGCGCTAAGCTTTTTGTCCGTACTCGCGTTCGGATTCGCCTCGGCGCAAAAAATCCACTTCAGAGACCAGAAGACCGGCGAAAGCATACCTGGCGTAGCGGTAGGATTCCGTACCGAAAAAGGAATGGGCCAATGTATAATTTCCGGCCCGGACGGCAACGCCAATTGGCTTGGAGACCACGGCCACATCAAGCTGGAAACATCCCATATAAGCTACGAGCCGATTTTCTTCAGATTTTCAGGCAATGACACCACCGTTTACCTCACTCCGAAAAGCCTCCAACTCGACGAGGTGGTCGTAACTGGGCAATTCTCCCCCCAATCATCGCGAAACTCCGTCTACAGAGTCAAAACCATCGGGGCGGAACGGATAGAAAAATCGGGGTCGCAGAGCCTTGAGCAACTGTTGCGCACCCAGCTCAACATCCGCTTCGCGCAAGACGGCGCCACCGGGCAGGCTTCGCTCCAATTCATGGGTATGTCGGGCCAATATGTCAAAGTGCTGGTCGACGGCGTGCCGATGGCCGGACGCTCGGGCACGGACAATGCCATCGACCTTAACCAAATCAATCTCGACGAAATCGAACGCGTCGAGATAATCGAAGGCCCCATGGCCGTAAACTTCGGCGTGGACGCTCTGGCGGGCGTGGTGAATTTGATCACCAAAACATCAAGCGCCAACAAAGTGGAAGCGGGCGTAAACATTTCCGAGGAAAGCGCCGGCGACCAATACGGAAAAGACCAAGGCCTCCATCGCCAAAACGCTTACGCCAGCTACAGAATTTCGGATAAAATATCGGCACGGGCATCATTCGGGCACTATAAGTTCGGAGGATTCAGCGCCAACGAGGACAACCGAACCAAAGAATGGCTTCCGAAAGAACAATGGTACGGATCGGGAACCCTCAACTATTCCGACAAACAGTGGGACGCCCACTATCGCTTCGACTTTATGGACCAAACCATTGACAATCCCGGCGAATGGGGTCCGGAAAAAGCCGAAGATCGAAAATATGACACAAAAAGGCTCAGCCACCAACTGCAGGCCGCATACCGTTTCGGTCACGATTTCTCAACGCACTGGAGCGCCGCCTATACGGATTACGAACGGAAAACGCTCACATACAACGTGGATAAAGCGACAGGCAAGAAAACCCTCTCGCTCAACGACAAGCCACAAGACGACACTTACGACGCCGTAAACGTCATCGCCCAGTTCTTTTACAAAAAAGGAATAGCCAAAATCCAAGGCGGTTACGCGTATTCACACGAAAAAGCCGGGGGCACAAAACTCTCCGCCCCCGAAGCCATCAGCGACCACGCGTTTTTCGCCACGGCGGAACTCAGCTTCGGAAAGTTGGCCGTAAAACCCGGGTTGCGCTACGCAATCAATAGCATTTATGATGCTCCGGTAACGCCGCAACTCCACCTGAAATACGCCCTAAACGACGAAATCAGCCTGCGTGCCGAATACGGACGCGGATTCCGGGCGCCGTCGGTACGGGAGCTTTATTACACCTTCGTGGACTCCAACCACAACATTTACGGCAACCCTGACCTTAAGGCCGAAACTTCCGACCACTTCGGTTTGGCTACCGATTTTCGGAAAAAACTTGGTGACTTCACGCTCCGAACCGATTTATCCGCCTTTTACAATGATGTGCATGACAAAATCGGATTGAAATACGAAGACAACGCAAGCGGACCGCCCATCAGCACATTCAAGAACTTCGACAGTTATCGCACATACGGATTCACTTTAAGCCAAAGGACGCTTTATAAAAACACCGAATTGGCCGTGGCTTATGGACTCACCTCAGTCTCATTACTTTCCGAATCGGAATTTACCGAGACTGGAGAAATCACGGCTTCGCTTACGCAAAACTTCCCCAAAATCGGGCTTAGCGCCAGTTTCTTCCTCAAGCGCACAGGGAGAACCCCTTACATAGGTTCTGAAAAAGTGACAGGAACAGACGGAGAGGAATCGACTGTCGAAGTTGTCAAATACTTTGATCCTTTCGAGTGGCTAGACTTCACGATATCCAAAAACTTCTTCAAAGGAAATCTGACGACAACAGCCGGTGTGAAAAACTTGCTCGATGTCACTACCACTAACCAAGGAGAATCCAGCGGAGGGGCTCACGGCAGTAATGCCGGCCGAAATGTCGGCTATGGCAGGTCGTACTTCGTCACGCTGGGTTATCGCTTCAGCAAAAAGTAA
- a CDS encoding hemin-degrading factor, with protein sequence MSNPVDNEKLSGQALRDAWIKIVEEKPRTYPRDAANQLGVSEAELIASKIGDNVTRLEGDWDVFVKRLPALKQVLSITRNETCVLEHKGNFQKVETFGSGPHHMGQVIGPIETRLFLANWFVAFHVINPKAKGFMESIQIFDKSGDAVTKIYLKEKGDREAFEQLVADYTSENQSKKQAVTAPAEKPHTPKEEVDGEALRKDWSELKDTHDFFGMIRKHKAHRYDALELAGEQFAYRVKIDSLQPLLEKVAADQFPIMIFAGNRGNIQIHQGKVKNIKPMGDWLNIMDPNFNMHLRTSLVHDAWVVKKPTTDGEVTSIELFDKDKELVTQFFGLRKPGIPEREQWREYVSQLEKN encoded by the coding sequence ATGAGCAATCCTGTGGATAATGAAAAACTTAGTGGCCAAGCCCTCCGCGACGCTTGGATCAAGATAGTGGAAGAAAAACCGAGAACCTACCCGCGCGACGCGGCAAACCAACTCGGAGTAAGTGAGGCGGAGCTCATAGCCTCTAAAATCGGAGACAACGTAACCCGCCTTGAAGGCGACTGGGACGTGTTTGTCAAACGCTTGCCCGCGCTTAAGCAAGTGCTTTCCATTACCCGCAACGAGACCTGCGTGCTCGAACACAAAGGCAATTTCCAAAAAGTCGAAACCTTCGGCAGCGGGCCACACCACATGGGCCAGGTCATCGGGCCTATCGAAACCCGCCTTTTCTTGGCCAATTGGTTTGTCGCATTCCATGTCATCAACCCGAAGGCCAAAGGATTTATGGAAAGCATCCAGATTTTCGACAAATCAGGCGATGCCGTAACCAAGATTTATCTTAAAGAAAAAGGTGACCGCGAAGCCTTCGAACAGCTTGTGGCCGACTATACGTCAGAAAACCAGTCTAAAAAACAGGCGGTTACAGCCCCCGCCGAAAAACCGCATACTCCGAAAGAGGAGGTTGACGGCGAGGCTTTGCGCAAAGATTGGTCGGAGTTGAAAGACACCCACGATTTCTTCGGAATGATCCGCAAGCACAAGGCCCACCGCTACGATGCGCTGGAACTTGCCGGCGAGCAGTTCGCTTACAGAGTAAAAATCGACTCGCTACAGCCTTTGCTCGAAAAAGTCGCCGCCGACCAGTTCCCTATCATGATTTTCGCAGGGAATCGCGGTAATATCCAGATCCACCAAGGCAAGGTCAAAAACATCAAACCTATGGGTGACTGGCTCAATATTATGGATCCGAATTTCAATATGCACCTGCGCACCAGCTTGGTACACGACGCTTGGGTTGTCAAAAAACCAACCACAGACGGTGAAGTGACTTCCATCGAGCTTTTTGACAAAGACAAGGAGTTGGTTACCCAATTCTTCGGCTTGCGCAAGCCGGGCATTCCGGAGCGGGAGCAGTGGAGAGAATACGTAAGCCAATTGGAAAAGAACTAA
- a CDS encoding heme ABC transporter ATP-binding protein, producing MLDAREVSLSINGKRIFDNISLGLQPGTFTAVLGANGAGKSSLLRTMCGDSSPSEGEVRIGDKSLHEQKPAELATKRAVMSQQFSVNFPFKVEEIVAMGRMPHLADPETDSRIVEDALKLTDTARLRKRPFTSLSGGEQQRVQLARVLAQIYGNGEGSKYLFLDEPTSNMDLAQQQRILETVKDIQGENIAVMAVIHDLNAASRFADKILFLKNGKEIAQGITDEVFTKETIEETYSHPVRMLRCPETRCPFVIADSAKISQIPINK from the coding sequence ATGCTGGACGCCCGGGAAGTATCTCTTTCGATAAACGGAAAACGAATTTTCGACAATATCAGCCTCGGGCTACAGCCAGGCACGTTTACCGCCGTATTGGGCGCCAACGGGGCCGGAAAGTCCAGCCTTCTCCGGACCATGTGCGGCGACAGTAGCCCCAGCGAAGGCGAAGTGCGGATAGGCGACAAAAGCCTGCACGAACAAAAACCGGCGGAACTGGCGACTAAACGGGCCGTCATGTCACAGCAATTCAGCGTAAACTTCCCTTTCAAGGTGGAAGAAATCGTGGCGATGGGACGCATGCCCCACCTAGCCGACCCGGAAACGGACAGCCGGATTGTGGAAGACGCATTGAAACTGACCGACACGGCCCGTCTGCGCAAGCGCCCGTTCACCAGCCTTTCCGGCGGAGAACAACAACGCGTACAGCTGGCCAGAGTTTTGGCCCAGATTTACGGCAACGGCGAGGGATCGAAATACCTGTTCCTTGACGAACCGACATCGAACATGGATCTTGCCCAGCAACAGCGTATTCTGGAAACTGTAAAGGATATTCAGGGCGAAAACATCGCCGTAATGGCCGTGATTCACGACCTAAACGCCGCCTCGCGCTTCGCCGACAAGATTCTTTTTCTTAAAAACGGCAAAGAAATAGCGCAAGGGATAACGGATGAGGTGTTTACAAAAGAGACAATCGAGGAAACGTATTCCCACCCGGTCAGGATGCTCCGCTGCCCGGAGACCCGCTGTCCTTTCGTAATCGCTGATTCGGCAAAGATTAGCCAAATTCCAATCAACAAATAA
- a CDS encoding iron ABC transporter permease, protein MYTQIQKNSTIVIGLMAAATVLATASLSVGAVDIPLSDALSILLNKIGNHPLSESAERYAVVLLDIRVPRVLLAAIVGASLGVSGAALQGLFRNPLVEPGLIGVSSGAALAAVVVIVFGASLPPFWAEIAGTYLLPLFAFGGGLAVTLAAYRFGKQNGQTNIALLILSGIAFNALAGALIGLVIYHADDEALRNYTFWSMGDLSGASGKRLLLCLPFIVAPSLVILRSRKALNAIALGEKEAYHLGVNVERVKRTVIVCAAMAVGASVALTGMIGFVGLVVPHIIRTAFGPDHKIVLPASLPGGALLLIGADMAARTVVSPAELPIGIVTSLLGAPFFIYLLMKTKKKTSLN, encoded by the coding sequence ATGTATACCCAGATCCAGAAAAATTCCACTATCGTAATAGGCCTAATGGCCGCGGCGACTGTCTTGGCAACGGCGTCGCTAAGCGTTGGAGCGGTGGACATACCTTTGAGTGACGCATTGTCCATTCTTCTTAATAAAATCGGGAATCATCCCTTAAGCGAATCAGCCGAAAGGTATGCGGTCGTATTGCTGGACATTCGCGTACCAAGAGTATTACTGGCTGCGATAGTCGGCGCCAGTTTGGGGGTAAGCGGGGCGGCTTTGCAGGGACTTTTCCGTAACCCGTTGGTGGAACCCGGGCTTATCGGGGTATCAAGCGGAGCCGCTTTGGCCGCCGTTGTCGTGATTGTGTTTGGCGCTAGCCTTCCTCCATTTTGGGCGGAAATCGCCGGCACTTACCTCCTGCCACTGTTCGCTTTCGGCGGAGGTTTGGCTGTGACGCTGGCCGCTTACCGCTTCGGAAAACAAAACGGGCAGACCAATATCGCCCTGCTGATTCTCTCCGGCATCGCATTTAACGCACTCGCCGGCGCGCTTATCGGTCTGGTAATCTACCACGCCGATGACGAGGCGCTCAGAAACTACACCTTTTGGAGTATGGGTGATTTGTCGGGAGCGAGCGGCAAGCGTTTGCTTCTGTGCCTTCCGTTTATCGTTGCGCCCAGCCTCGTGATTTTGCGAAGCAGAAAAGCGCTTAACGCCATCGCTTTGGGCGAAAAAGAAGCCTATCACTTGGGCGTAAACGTGGAACGGGTTAAACGTACGGTAATCGTTTGCGCCGCCATGGCCGTGGGCGCTTCGGTGGCCCTTACGGGAATGATCGGTTTTGTGGGGCTTGTGGTTCCGCACATTATCCGGACGGCTTTCGGGCCCGACCATAAAATCGTGTTGCCCGCCAGCCTGCCGGGAGGCGCTTTGCTTCTGATCGGCGCCGATATGGCCGCCCGTACTGTAGTATCGCCGGCGGAACTGCCGATCGGTATTGTGACCTCACTGCTTGGTGCGCCCTTTTTCATCTACCTTTTGATGAAAACAAAAAAGAAAACGAGTCTGAACTGA
- a CDS encoding heme/hemin ABC transporter substrate-binding protein: MTIKDSPRNILFVVLATLMFGVSCTGKQDKQRQEKEANVVAKKERIVTIGGLATETVFALGKGQEVLATDLTGTYPAQTSLLPKVGHRHTISAEAILSHAPTVIIFSEGGIKKEIVDQLAGTNTELVVLPSTKTVANTKTAIRQIGKALGAENKVDSLIQTIEQDLDKVKKTEEKARPKVLFIYARGTGSLNIAGKGTFAEEMITLAGGQLAIQEINGFKALTPEALIKANPDCLLFFEKGLASLGGKEKAIEEIPGLKLTTAGKQGRIITMNASLLSSFGPRVGKAAEELNKKLFNSNPI; encoded by the coding sequence ATGACTATAAAAGACTCCCCCCGTAATATTCTCTTTGTGGTCCTCGCCACACTAATGTTTGGCGTTTCCTGTACGGGAAAACAAGACAAGCAACGACAAGAGAAAGAAGCAAATGTTGTCGCAAAAAAAGAGCGGATAGTTACAATTGGCGGATTAGCGACTGAGACCGTTTTTGCGCTAGGAAAAGGGCAGGAAGTCTTGGCGACGGACCTTACCGGAACCTATCCTGCCCAAACCTCACTACTGCCAAAAGTCGGACATAGGCACACCATTTCCGCAGAGGCAATTCTATCACACGCGCCCACGGTGATTATATTCTCTGAAGGAGGAATCAAAAAAGAAATTGTAGACCAATTGGCTGGCACAAATACTGAATTAGTCGTTTTGCCATCGACCAAAACCGTCGCTAACACCAAAACGGCGATTCGTCAAATCGGTAAAGCTCTAGGGGCCGAAAATAAAGTAGACAGCCTTATCCAGACTATCGAACAGGACTTGGATAAAGTCAAAAAAACTGAAGAGAAGGCCCGCCCGAAAGTACTCTTTATTTACGCCAGAGGAACCGGAAGCCTCAACATTGCGGGCAAAGGAACTTTCGCTGAAGAGATGATTACACTTGCCGGCGGACAATTGGCCATCCAGGAAATCAACGGATTCAAAGCGTTGACACCGGAGGCACTGATAAAAGCCAACCCAGACTGCTTACTGTTCTTCGAAAAAGGACTTGCGAGCTTGGGAGGAAAGGAAAAAGCCATTGAGGAAATTCCGGGGCTCAAGTTAACAACAGCCGGCAAACAAGGCCGAATCATTACCATGAATGCCTCGTTGCTATCCAGCTTTGGCCCGAGGGTGGGAAAAGCCGCTGAAGAGCTAAACAAAAAGCTCTTTAACAGCAACCCTATCTGA
- a CDS encoding ChaN family lipoprotein produces the protein MLKASRDADVFFFGEKHNDPIVHWLQLRFAKDLYGRDSSLTVGMEMFEADGQVILDEYFGGFISEKSFEKEARLWPNYDTDYKPVLDFAKEEGLRLVATNVPRRYASSVYKRGFDVLDSLPAASKKFLPPLPVAYDPDLPGYKKMLEMGGKHANPNLPKAQAIKDATMAYFISRNIKLGTPFLHLNGSYHSDNDEGILWYLRRYDPELRFFTISTVTQDQLDKLDEEYIGKADFILCVPTDMTKTR, from the coding sequence ATGTTGAAAGCGAGTCGGGATGCCGACGTGTTCTTTTTTGGAGAGAAGCACAACGACCCGATTGTGCATTGGCTACAGTTGCGTTTCGCAAAGGACTTGTATGGACGCGATAGCTCTTTGACCGTAGGTATGGAGATGTTTGAAGCTGACGGACAAGTGATACTTGATGAGTATTTCGGTGGATTTATAAGCGAAAAAAGCTTTGAGAAAGAAGCTCGCCTTTGGCCGAATTACGATACGGATTACAAACCTGTTTTGGATTTTGCAAAGGAAGAAGGTTTGCGCTTAGTGGCTACCAATGTTCCGAGGCGTTACGCTTCTTCGGTTTACAAACGGGGTTTCGACGTGCTGGACAGTTTGCCGGCGGCTTCGAAAAAGTTTTTGCCTCCTTTGCCCGTCGCTTACGATCCGGACTTGCCGGGATATAAAAAAATGTTGGAAATGGGAGGGAAACACGCCAACCCGAATTTGCCGAAAGCCCAAGCGATCAAGGATGCGACGATGGCTTATTTTATTTCTAGAAACATAAAGCTGGGCACTCCTTTTCTTCACCTAAACGGCTCTTATCATTCGGATAACGATGAGGGGATTTTGTGGTACTTGCGTCGTTATGATCCCGAACTTCGTTTTTTCACTATATCAACAGTGACACAGGATCAATTGGACAAACTTGACGAAGAGTATATCGGTAAAGCCGACTTTATTCTGTGCGTACCGACGGACATGACAAAGACCCGTTAA
- a CDS encoding GTP-binding protein, with protein MRKQAPVTILTGYLGAGKTTLLNRLVEAYPEKKFAVIENEFGDEGIDGELVKAEKGGLYELSNGCVCCDLSSDLVKALGDLMLSDFEYGHVLIEATGVADPAGIVATVSTETHISEFFKIDGVLALVDAEAFDLQLLNDPVAGRQVAFADFVLMNKCADVPAERLESLEKELKEMSPGAGLRRTDFARDVEGLLSLGSGKSRRLTDFLTENSGGHTNARSFSVVLDGSFNPTKLHYWLSGVLAFNDGLYRIKGVLDLAGSDRKAVLQSVMVKYSLVGGGMWKPEEKKTSKVVFIGRELDKEKLVEGLKSCMSD; from the coding sequence ATGAGAAAACAAGCGCCTGTAACAATCCTTACCGGATATTTGGGAGCCGGAAAGACAACGCTTCTGAACCGCTTGGTGGAAGCCTATCCTGAAAAGAAATTTGCGGTTATAGAAAACGAATTCGGCGACGAAGGAATAGACGGAGAATTGGTCAAAGCCGAAAAGGGCGGGCTATATGAGCTGTCGAACGGCTGTGTGTGTTGTGACTTAAGTTCCGATTTGGTTAAGGCTTTGGGAGACCTGATGCTTAGCGATTTCGAATACGGTCATGTGCTGATAGAGGCCACGGGCGTAGCGGATCCGGCGGGAATCGTCGCGACGGTGAGCACCGAAACTCATATCAGCGAATTTTTTAAGATTGACGGAGTGTTGGCTTTGGTGGATGCGGAGGCCTTTGATCTTCAGCTTTTGAACGACCCCGTAGCCGGTCGCCAAGTGGCTTTCGCCGATTTTGTGCTGATGAATAAGTGTGCGGATGTGCCGGCCGAACGATTGGAAAGCTTAGAAAAAGAACTGAAGGAAATGTCGCCTGGAGCGGGGCTTCGTCGTACGGATTTTGCCCGTGATGTGGAAGGTTTACTCTCTTTGGGATCCGGGAAATCGAGAAGATTAACCGATTTTCTGACTGAAAATAGCGGGGGGCACACAAATGCCCGGTCGTTTAGCGTAGTGCTTGATGGTTCTTTTAATCCTACAAAACTGCATTATTGGCTCTCTGGCGTTTTGGCTTTTAATGATGGACTTTACAGGATTAAAGGCGTTTTGGATTTGGCGGGCAGTGACCGGAAAGCCGTTTTGCAGAGCGTAATGGTGAAATATTCCTTGGTAGGGGGGGGGATGTGGAAGCCGGAAGAAAAGAAGACCAGCAAAGTGGTGTTTATTGGTCGGGAATTGGATAAGGAAAAACTGGTCGAAGGGTTAAAGAGCTGTATGAGCGATTGA
- a CDS encoding dipeptidyl-peptidase 3 family protein, giving the protein MKFLGLPVAIAIALIFSSCGGSGGQKKSDGPKHGGSVEAYVNSMQTRLSQYETVKLTADVSGLSQNQQEALRLMIQAADIMDNLFWYEAYGNKGKLLDSLFWIESDKKGTSLDLHEEVFPLVKRYIKINYGPWDRLDGNASFVKHIGAKPKGANFYPKDMTKKEFEAWDNPEKTSAYTFVRRDENGKLKTIPYREKFGRQVKRAAELLRQASGLVESKAFGEYLKMRADALLTDDYQPSDLAWMDVKDNQLELVIGPIENYEDQLYGYKSAHEAFVLIKDMEWSKRLDRYAKFLPELQAGLPVEEKYKKEVPGTDSDLGAYDAVYYAGDCNAGSKTIAINLPNDEEVQKRKGTRRLQLKNVMRFKFDKIMVPISNALLVESQRKYVTFDAFFANTMFHEVAHGLGIKNVLGKDITVRAALKDYASSMEEGKADVLGLYMVTQLSQKGELDGDLKEFYTTFLAGIFRSVRFGASSAHGRANMIRFNFFKERGAFTQDATGLYKVDYDKFRQAMDELSEKILMLQGNGDYEAVKAFVGRLGVVPADLEKALDKLHDFGIPKDIIFDQGIDVLGLKK; this is encoded by the coding sequence ATGAAGTTTTTGGGATTACCGGTGGCTATAGCGATCGCCTTGATTTTTTCCTCTTGTGGCGGTTCGGGAGGCCAGAAGAAGTCCGATGGGCCTAAACACGGGGGCAGTGTAGAGGCGTATGTAAACTCGATGCAGACAAGGCTGTCGCAGTACGAAACAGTGAAACTTACGGCGGATGTGTCCGGCCTTTCGCAGAATCAGCAAGAAGCTTTGCGGTTGATGATTCAGGCCGCGGATATTATGGACAACTTGTTTTGGTACGAGGCGTACGGGAACAAAGGGAAGCTTCTGGACTCGCTATTCTGGATTGAGTCAGACAAGAAAGGGACGAGTCTGGATCTTCACGAGGAGGTTTTTCCTTTGGTAAAGCGTTACATCAAAATCAATTACGGTCCTTGGGACCGTCTGGACGGAAACGCTTCTTTCGTAAAGCATATCGGCGCAAAGCCTAAAGGGGCCAATTTTTATCCCAAGGATATGACGAAAAAGGAATTTGAGGCTTGGGACAATCCGGAAAAGACATCGGCTTATACTTTTGTACGAAGAGACGAAAACGGCAAGCTGAAAACCATTCCTTACAGGGAGAAATTCGGAAGGCAAGTCAAGCGTGCGGCCGAATTGTTGAGGCAGGCTTCGGGGTTGGTGGAAAGCAAAGCCTTCGGCGAATACCTGAAGATGCGCGCCGACGCTTTATTGACCGACGATTATCAACCGAGCGATTTGGCTTGGATGGACGTAAAGGATAACCAACTGGAATTGGTGATCGGGCCGATTGAGAATTACGAAGACCAGCTTTACGGTTACAAGTCCGCTCACGAGGCTTTTGTGCTGATCAAAGATATGGAATGGAGCAAGCGCCTGGATCGATACGCCAAGTTCTTGCCGGAGCTTCAGGCAGGGTTGCCCGTTGAGGAAAAATACAAAAAAGAAGTGCCGGGAACGGATTCTGACCTTGGCGCTTACGACGCCGTATATTATGCCGGAGATTGTAACGCCGGAAGTAAAACCATCGCAATCAACCTGCCTAATGACGAAGAGGTTCAGAAAAGAAAGGGAACCCGGAGGCTTCAGCTGAAAAACGTTATGCGTTTTAAGTTTGACAAGATAATGGTTCCGATTTCGAACGCCTTGTTAGTGGAAAGCCAGCGTAAATACGTGACCTTTGACGCCTTTTTTGCCAATACGATGTTCCACGAAGTGGCGCACGGGCTTGGAATCAAAAACGTTTTGGGCAAAGACATTACCGTTCGCGCGGCCTTGAAAGATTACGCTTCGTCGATGGAAGAGGGCAAGGCCGATGTGCTTGGCCTGTATATGGTGACACAGCTTTCGCAAAAAGGAGAGCTTGACGGAGATCTCAAAGAGTTTTATACGACTTTCCTTGCCGGTATTTTCCGCTCGGTTAGGTTTGGCGCTTCCAGTGCCCATGGCCGTGCGAATATGATCCGTTTTAACTTCTTCAAGGAGCGTGGAGCTTTCACTCAGGACGCTACAGGTCTGTACAAAGTTGACTACGATAAATTCCGCCAAGCGATGGATGAGCTTTCCGAAAAGATACTCATGTTGCAAGGAAACGGGGACTATGAAGCCGTAAAAGCCTTTGTGGGCCGTTTGGGTGTAGTGCCTGCCGACCTGGAAAAAGCGTTGGATAAATTACATGATTTCGGAATTCCTAAAGACATTATTTTCGATCAGGGAATAGATGTTCTGGGACTAAAGAAGTAA